GGCCGAATTCAAATCCCTGGCGGCCGTGCTGGAAGCCTCGGCCGACGAACTTGCCCGCATTCATGGCTTGGGACCCAGTAACATCTTCGGTCTCAAGCTGGTCAGAGCGGTTTCCGACCGCTGTCTCAAGGAGAAACTGACCTGCCAGCCCCTGATCGGCAACCCCCGGCAGTTGTTTGATTACCTCAACCATTCCATTCGGGACAAGACCCGCGAGGTGTTCGTCGGCATCTTTTTAAACGCCAAGAACCGGGTCCTGGCCACGGAAACCCTGTTTGAAGGCACCCTGTCCCAGAGCGCCGTCTATCCCCGGGAAGTGGTCAAACGGGCCCTGGAACTGCACGCGGCGGCCATGATTTTCTGCCACAATCACCCTTCCGGCGAGCCGGAGCCGTCGCCCGAGGACATCCGCATCACCCGCCGGCTGGCGGCCGCCTGCCGGGTGGTGGGCGTTTCCGTGCTGGACCATGTCATCATCGGCGACAGGGGCAATTACAGCTTCGCCGATAACGGCTACATCGAGCAGATCGGCCGGGAGATCGAGTCGGCCGACCAGCGATTGTTTTAACGACATTCAAGGGGTAAACGAATCCAGCGGGCTTCTGACGCCCAGCCGGTTCTTTTGCGCTACATGGGTATAGATCATGGTCGTCTTGATGCTGGAATGGCCCAGCAACTCCTGAATGGTCCGGATATCGTAACCGTCTTCCAGCAAATGCGTGGCAAAACTGTGCCGCAAGGTGTGGGTGGTTATCCGCTTGGTGATGCCGGCCTTGAGGGCGGCGGTTTTGATGTGTTTCTGTAAATTTGTTGGGTGCACATGATGTCGCCTGATAATCTTTGAACGCGGATCAGTTGACAGCGCTTGTGAAGGGAACACCCACTGCCAGATCCACTCCTGTCCGGCGTTCGGGTATTTGCGGTCCAGGGCGGACGGCATTTCCACGCCCGGCGTGTTATTCTTTCTATCCAGATCGTAAAGCGGCCGGATATTCTCAAGATGGCGCTTCAGTTCCTCTTTTATGAATTCCGGAAGAAGCGTTTCCCTGTCTTTGCCTCCCTTTCCGAACTTGATCACCAGAACGCCCCGTTCAAAATCCACGTCCTTGACTCTTAACTTGACGCACTCCCTCAAGCGCAAGCCGCCGCCGTAAATCAATTGCGCCATCAAACGGTTACCGCCACTCATTTGATCAAAAACGCGCCCTACTTCAGGCCGGGTCAAAACAACCGGCAGCCATCGTCTCTTTTTAGAACGCACCACGTCACCCAACCGGCTCACCTCTTTTTCCAGAACATGCCGATAGAAAAACAACAGTGCGTTAAAGGCCTGATTCTGGGTGGAGGCGGCGATATTCCTGTCCACGGCCAGATGCGTCAGAAAATTCGTAATATGCGTGTCATCAAGCGCATAAGGGGAAGCGCCATTGAGGAACCGGTAAAACTGTCTTAACCAGGAAAAGTATGTTTTTTCTGTATTTAAGGACAGTTGTTTTAACCGGATCATGTTTCTCATTTCTTCCGTGGCGATCTTCCACTGCTGATTTGAATTACCATCTGGAACAGAGGGACTTTGTATTCTATTCTGGAAAAAACGATATATCCGAATGGCCTGTTCCGCCTGTTTGACCTGCCACTCCTCATGAATTTTAGCCAGGCCTCTCAGGTACCGGTCAATTTCTTCGGAAGTCACTTTCTGGGCTGGGTCCCTTCCAAGGGACCGAAAAAAGGCCTTCACCCATCCGACATAGTACCGAACCTGTGCTTCCGGAATGATTGATTTTGAAATTAGATAGGTGGTGAACTTTTCCATGGTTCCTCCCTGAACCTGAGAAATGAATTAATAATAAAAATGAAAATTATCGAGAAATTCCGCATAATATGCCAATACGGCACGAAAAGGAGAATCTCAAAAACAACGAATTTTGGCAATATATTTTTAACAAACTGAATTTATATGAATTTTTATTTTTATTGGCAGTTTATTAAAATCGTTTGTAATTAACCAATGTTATTGCTAAATATATTAGGGGAGGATTTAATCGAGAAATTCCACATAATAACATTGTTCAAGTAAGCGGCCGCAGGATTGGATGCGATAATAAGTGGCAACAAGATAGATTTTGGGGGCAAGCACAGTCGTAAAAAGGGCTTTACGTTTCCAACTTCAGAAGCACGGACCAACTGGTACAT
The sequence above is drawn from the Thermodesulfobacteriota bacterium genome and encodes:
- the radC gene encoding DNA repair protein RadC, with protein sequence MTAIRPKHHKGAGHRKRLRERFLTAGLDGFHDYEIIELLLTLGTPVKDCKDMAKAALAEFKSLAAVLEASADELARIHGLGPSNIFGLKLVRAVSDRCLKEKLTCQPLIGNPRQLFDYLNHSIRDKTREVFVGIFLNAKNRVLATETLFEGTLSQSAVYPREVVKRALELHAAAMIFCHNHPSGEPEPSPEDIRITRRLAAACRVVGVSVLDHVIIGDRGNYSFADNGYIEQIGREIESADQRLF
- a CDS encoding integron integrase, with amino-acid sequence MEKFTTYLISKSIIPEAQVRYYVGWVKAFFRSLGRDPAQKVTSEEIDRYLRGLAKIHEEWQVKQAEQAIRIYRFFQNRIQSPSVPDGNSNQQWKIATEEMRNMIRLKQLSLNTEKTYFSWLRQFYRFLNGASPYALDDTHITNFLTHLAVDRNIAASTQNQAFNALLFFYRHVLEKEVSRLGDVVRSKKRRWLPVVLTRPEVGRVFDQMSGGNRLMAQLIYGGGLRLRECVKLRVKDVDFERGVLVIKFGKGGKDRETLLPEFIKEELKRHLENIRPLYDLDRKNNTPGVEMPSALDRKYPNAGQEWIWQWVFPSQALSTDPRSKIIRRHHVHPTNLQKHIKTAALKAGITKRITTHTLRHSFATHLLEDGYDIRTIQELLGHSSIKTTMIYTHVAQKNRLGVRSPLDSFTP